From Anopheles darlingi chromosome 2, idAnoDarlMG_H_01, whole genome shotgun sequence, the proteins below share one genomic window:
- the LOC125949849 gene encoding uncharacterized protein LOC125949849, translating to MGNCLKGCLPRHNQGGCCSRRTARLTASDSQYEILIEGATDHHRCPEEQEHRGAIRSKATGKSKFFQKFWIRNPDVDYARLNKASNSNNNFTKRASSSTGRNAGASGRAADDGSGNSKHNQHAAAAVGFDIQLQCLDAHSLLLVSKDGARKAVNGQGCSSDLLQTDQTSSPGSSLDLEWENDYGGYPQAGCQWAFTQQQQQEETHGMASTTAAMAHLVSFPVAVQESVFKIEEWSMVKKSKDRINALRRLDHPTVTPSRGGGGDEVAGSLECLRRPLAPFERRSTLSLTSVERTEAYGGSSDLSHISSTPDGSLEWDIDQDRQLKSEHDGESEIDFETKELLLEIEQLKNRVLNETGASLRDDHAMIS from the exons ATGGGCAACTGTCTAAAGGGATGCCTCCCGAGGCACAACCAGGGAGGCTGCTGCTCACG CCGAACAGCGAGACTCACCGCGAGCGATAGCCAGTACGAG ATACTAATCGAGGGTGCGacggaccaccaccgttgcccgGAGGAACAGGAACACCGTGGAGCAATACGAAGCAAAGCAACC GGAAAATCAAAGTTTTTTCAAAAGTTCTGGATCCGCAACCCGGATGTCGACTACGCAAGACTGAACAAGGCAAGCAACAGTAACAATAATTTTACGAAACGCGCATCATCGAGCACCGGAAGGAATGCTGGCGCTAGTGGCAGAGCTGCAGACGATGGCAGTGGTAATTCCAAGCATAATCAAcatgcagcggcagcggttGG GTTCGACATACAGCTGCAGTGCCTGGATGCTCACTCGTTGCTGCTCGTATCAAAAGATGGTGCTCGGAAGGCGGTCAACGGACAAGGGTGTTCCAGCGATCTGCTACAAACGGACCAAACCTCCAGCCCCGGTAGCTCACTCGATCTCGAGTGGGAAAACGATTACGGTGGCTATCCCCAGGCCGGATGCCAATG GGCTTtcactcaacagcaacagcaagaagaGACACACGGGATGGCGTCGACGACAGCGGCAATGGCGCATCTCGTCAGCTTCCCGGTGGCCGTACAGGAGTCCGTGTTCAAGATCGAAGAGTGGTCCATGGTAAAGAAAAGTAAAGATCGTATAAACGCACTGCGCCGGTTGGATCACCCAACGGTCACCCCCAGccgaggaggtggtggagatgAGGTGGCCGGTTCGCTCGAGTGTCTACGGCGGCCACTAGCGCCATTCGAGCGTCGCTCAACCCTTAGCCTTACCAGCGTCGAGCGTACCGAGGCGTACGGGGGTTCGTCGGACCTTTCGCACATATCATCGACCCCGGATGGTTCACTCGAGTGGGACATCGATCAGGATCGGCAGCTGAAGTCGGAGCACGACGGAGAATCGGAGATTGACTTCGAGACCAAGGAGCTGTTGCTCGAAATCGAGCAGCTGAAGAATCGGGTTCTCAACGAAACCGGCGCTTCGTTGCGGGATGACCATGCGATGATCAGTTGA